TTTTGTAAACATATCTACAAATTGATCAACAGACTTCACAAAGGGTGTAGAAATGTCACCACTTAGTATCTTATCCCGAATGAAGTGATAATCAATCTCAATGTGTTTAGTTCTCTCATGGAATACAGGATTAGATGCAATATGCATTGTAGCTTAGCTATCACAAAGTAACTGAAGAAGGGCAGGAGCTGGAAACTCAATCTCTTGAAGAAAGTGTTGCAACCATGTCAGCTCACTGGTAGTGTGAGCCATTGCTCTGTATTCTGCTTCTGCACTAGACTGAGCTACTACTgtttgcttcttactcttccttGTAACCAAGTTACCTCCCATAAAGGTACAATATCCAGTAGTCGATCTTCTATCTGAAGGAAatccagcccaatcagcatctgaaAAAGCTTCAATTCTAAGGTATCCATTTGGTCTATACAATAGTCCAAGGCCAGGAGCTCGCTTAAGATAATGAAGAACATGAATTACAGCATCCCAATGTGAGACCCTGGGCGTTTGTAGAAATTGGCTCACTACACTCACTGCATAAGAGATATCAGGTCTAGTGATAGtaagataattcaatttttcaacagGTCTTTGATACCAACCTAGATCTCCAAACAACTCCCCTTCATCTTTCAAGAGTTTACGATTTGGGTCCATAGGAGTGTCAATAGGTCATGCACCTAACATGCCAGTTTCTTCCCGAAGATCAAGTACATATTTTTTCTGAGATAGGTTAATGCCTTTTTTAGATCTACCGACTTCAATTCCAAAAAAAGTACCTAAGTTTGCCCAAGTCTTTTGTCTAAAATTGATCATGTAAAAATTGTTTCAGCCTAGCAATTTCAACTGAGTCACTCCCAGTAATtacaatgtcatcaacatatacaacCAACAAGATATGACCTGCATCACTATGTAGGTGAAATACCGAGTGGTCTGTTTGCCATCTATGAAGACCAAATGCTAATACAGCATCAGAGAACCTCCCAAACTATGCTCGAggagattgtttcaaaccatataatgtCTTTTTTAACTTGCACACAGTACCTCGATGCTCCCCCTGAGCAACAAAACGaggtggttgctccatataCACTTCCTCATTTTAGTCGCCATGTAGGAATGCATTCTTAACATCCAACTGAAATAAGGGCCAATCCAAGTTAGCAGCAAGAGAGATCAATACCCGAATAGAAGAAATTTTGGCAACTGGGGAAAAAGTCTCATCATAATCAATGCCATAAGTTTAAGTGTAACCCTTAGCAACCAAGTGGGCTTTCAGACGTTCAACAGACCCATCAAGATGAAATTTGATTGTATATACCCATCTACAACCAACAAGGTGTTTACCAGGTGGTAAGAGGAACAAGATCCCATGTTTCATTATGGTGAGGAgcatccatttcatttttcatagttGTCCTCCATTCCGAATCAGATAAAGCATCATGAACTGTCTTAGGAAcagaaagttttgaaagttgagaaGTAAAGCATGAAAAAGATGGACATAAGGCATGACAGGAGACATATTGGATAATCGGATGTTGAGTAACACAAGAACAAGTACCTTTTCGGAGAGCAATAGGTGGAGAGTCTGAAGCACTAGGTAACTCAGGATCTGAAGATAGAGACGAGATTGGTGGACGCATGGGAGCTGGGGGCCGCACGCGACGCAAGTACACCTATAAAGGACCAAGGGAAGGAACCAAGGAGGATTGGGTAAAAGTGGGTGAGTGTGCAGGAGAAAGGGTAAAACCAAGTAATGGTAGAGGATCACACTCAACAACTGAAGATGTTGTTGAGAAATAGGGTATGGACTCAAAGAAGGTGACATCAGCACTAGTGAAGTAACGTCTAAGAGCAGGACTATAGCAACGATATCCTTTTTGAGTCCGGGAATAACCAACAAAGAAACACTTGGTAGCACGTCGATCAAGCTTATCAAAGCTTGGCCAAGGTTATGAACATAGCAAACACACCCAAAGatttttggagggagagaaaaaggTGGAGAGGAAGGGAACAAGATGGAGAAGGGAGAGTAACCATCGAGGACCAATGAAGGCATACGATTAATAAGGTGACACACAGTAAAAACACCATCACTCCAAAAACGTTTAGGAACATGCATGTGCAATAAAAGTGCTCGGGTTACATCTAACAAATGGCAATTTTTGCATTCAACCGCCCCATTCTGTTGGGGTGTATAAGAGCATGAAGTTTGATGAGCAATTCCTTTATTACTTATGTAAGTAGCAAAAGCACTAGATTGGTATTCTTTAGCATTGTCAGAATGCAAAACTTGAACTTTTTGtctaaattgagttttaatttctttccaaaagactttgaatatggaaagaagTTCAGATTGTGCCTTCATCAGAAACAACCATGTCATACAAGAATAGTCATCAACAAATGtaacaaaatactgaaaattGGTCTCCATATATCAAAGTGAACCAATTCAAAAGAACTAGATGCTCGATTATCAACTTGAGGTACAAGAGACACATGATGGTGTTTGCTAAGCTAACATACTTCACAAGGaaaaaaagatacattttcaagATTCCTAACTTGAcatttcaaaagagaaagagataggTGTCCAAGGCGACAATGCCATTCAAAAGCAAATGATGAGGATGTGAGGGCTCGAGTGGGTGACTGTTTGACATCAAGGTAATACAGACCACCAGCTTCATGCCCTGTACCAATCTTCTTCCCCGTCTTGAGATCCTGAAAGATACATACAAAGGGATAAAAGGTCACAGAACATTGAAGAATTTGAGTAATTTGACTAATGGACAACAAACTAAAGGGAAAACTGGGAGCATATAGAACAGATGACAAGGATATAGAATCAATGAGCTTAGTGGATCCAATGCCTGTAACTTTAGCAAGAGAACTATCAGCCAGAGTAACACTCTTTGGAGATGTCAAAGTATCTAACTTAGATAAGGAATAAGACAAATCGGTCAAATGTTCATTAGCTCCTGAATCGATGATCCATGGATCTTGAATAGATGAGACAAGATAGGCGGACGCTATTCCTGAATGGGCATGAGTAGCTATGGAAGATGAAGTCGCTCGTGTGTGACCCAAAAACTGATCATACTCATCCTTCGATATGTGAATCATCTCTGGAGTTGGGTCGGAACTCATTTACGGTGATGTAGCATTTTGGCTAATAGCCTGATTAGCAAATCCAAATGGTCTACCATGGAAATCCCAACAATAGTCCACCAAGTGGTTAGTGCGACCACAATGAGTGCACTTACGAGATTCACGACCTCGAGTGCGATTACCTCTGGCATCACGTCCCCCACGTGCACCTCTACCACTCTGGCCTCTACGCCCATCGGGAGCAACATAGGAGGCAGCTAAAGCGGATCTCTCATTAATCTGATCTGAAGAAAACTGAGATCCTTGTCCAGATAACGTGGCTCGCTGAAGTCAAGAGAACACATCAGGAAATGAGGGAAGCTATGGACTTGCTAGAATTTGAGAACGCACTGACTCATACTTAGGTTTTAAGCCAACAAAAAACCGAACAACATTAAAATCTTCCCGTTGTTTTAGAATACTTGAAACATCAGAAGTGATAGGTTGATACATTCTGAGTTCTTCACATATGCTTATCACTTGAGAATAAAAATCTTTTAGGCCCAAAGCACCCTATTCCAACCCAAAGAATTGCTGACACAACTCATAAAGACGGGTTATGTTCCCAGCACCCGAATACATCTGTTTAAGATGCCTCCACACCTCTTGAGCGGTGTCAAAATGTATTAAGCTGGTGcaaatattaggctcaatactGGTCAACATTAGGGACAATATTTGAGCATCTTCTTGCTCCCATTGAGCAAATGTAGAACTAGTTGAATCAggcattggatcaatcaagtgaGTACGACGAAGACCATTGcctttcaaaaacattttaacAGATTTTGACCACAACATATAGTTTTTTCCATTCTTCACCGAAGTCATAGGCATACTAATGTTCGGTGCAAGAGACATTGACTCAAATTTAGTTGTCATGGAAAAAAGTATCACAACAATTCAACTTGGAGACAAGGATACacacaaaatatgaaatatggatGAAAAACCCAAAGTTCAGATATGTATTGGTCGAAACAAGCCTGTACCGGCCGAAACAA
Above is a genomic segment from Juglans microcarpa x Juglans regia isolate MS1-56 chromosome 1D, Jm3101_v1.0, whole genome shotgun sequence containing:
- the LOC121264946 gene encoding uncharacterized mitochondrial protein AtMg00810-like, whose protein sequence is MDPNRKLLKDEGELFGDLGWYQRPVEKLNYLTITRPDISYAVSVVSQFLQTPRVSHWDAVIHVLHYLKRAPGLGLLYRPNGYLRIEAFSDADWAGFPSDRRSTTGYCTFMGGNLVTRKSKKQTVVAQSSAEAEYRAMAHTTSELTWLQHFLQEIEFPAPALLQLLCDS